A window from Mycobacterium botniense encodes these proteins:
- a CDS encoding FadD3 family acyl-CoA ligase, translating to MVLSAADRFGDAEAVVDGPLRLTFTELVDRIRCAAGAFVKAGIAKGDRVAIWAPNSAEWIIAAFGVLTAGGVLVPVNTRFQAAEAADIIHRSGVKAVLVEKGFLGRNFTVPADVPAYDLKSDFLAAGSPYERPVSGEDIADILYTSGTTGRPKGVMMNHLQTLRNYTDWCELADLREGDRYLIVNPFFHTFGYKAGCIASLIRGATIIPVAVFQIDQVLELIERERVTMLPGPPTLYQSLLAAQSGHDLSSLRAAVTGAADIPVELVRRIRSELPFQSIMTGYGLTEAGTVTASRPGDSFEDIATTAGTACDGIEVRIAGDGEVLVRGYSVMQGYLDDSKATAEAIDEDGWLHTGDLGSLDAAGRLRISGRKKDMFIVGGFNAYPAEIEGFLLEHPAVVQAAVIGVPDERLGEVGKAFVVVKTPVPENELIGWCRQRMAGFKVPRSIQFVDRLPLNAAGKVMKDQLR from the coding sequence ATGGTCTTGAGTGCAGCGGATCGCTTCGGCGACGCTGAAGCGGTCGTCGACGGCCCGCTGCGGCTGACCTTCACCGAACTTGTCGATCGGATTCGTTGCGCGGCCGGCGCGTTTGTCAAAGCGGGAATAGCCAAAGGTGACCGGGTGGCGATCTGGGCGCCTAACTCTGCCGAATGGATTATCGCCGCCTTCGGTGTCCTGACGGCCGGTGGTGTGCTGGTCCCAGTCAACACCCGGTTCCAGGCAGCTGAGGCTGCCGACATCATCCACCGCAGTGGCGTGAAGGCGGTGCTGGTGGAAAAGGGTTTCCTCGGACGCAATTTCACGGTGCCCGCCGACGTGCCCGCATACGACCTGAAGTCGGATTTCCTGGCCGCCGGCTCGCCATATGAGCGACCGGTCAGCGGAGAGGACATCGCCGATATTCTTTACACCTCGGGCACCACCGGTCGTCCCAAGGGCGTCATGATGAACCACCTGCAGACGCTGCGGAATTACACGGACTGGTGCGAGCTGGCGGACTTGCGCGAAGGTGACCGCTATCTGATTGTCAACCCGTTCTTCCACACCTTTGGCTACAAGGCGGGCTGCATCGCGTCGTTGATCCGTGGCGCCACCATTATTCCAGTCGCGGTCTTCCAGATAGATCAGGTACTGGAACTCATTGAACGCGAACGGGTTACCATGCTGCCCGGCCCTCCTACACTGTATCAATCATTGCTTGCGGCCCAAAGTGGCCACGATCTGTCGTCATTGCGGGCAGCGGTGACCGGAGCCGCGGACATCCCGGTCGAACTTGTCCGCCGGATACGCAGCGAACTACCCTTTCAGTCCATCATGACCGGTTACGGCTTGACCGAAGCGGGGACCGTCACGGCGTCGCGGCCGGGAGACTCCTTCGAGGACATCGCGACCACTGCGGGTACTGCCTGCGACGGAATCGAGGTGCGTATCGCCGGGGACGGCGAGGTGCTGGTCCGCGGTTACAGCGTGATGCAGGGCTATCTCGACGACTCCAAAGCCACCGCCGAAGCGATTGACGAGGATGGCTGGTTGCACACCGGCGACCTGGGCAGCCTGGACGCGGCCGGACGGCTTCGGATCAGCGGACGTAAGAAGGACATGTTCATTGTCGGCGGCTTCAACGCCTACCCGGCGGAGATCGAGGGCTTTCTGCTGGAACACCCCGCGGTCGTGCAGGCGGCGGTGATCGGCGTTCCCGACGAACGGCTCGGCGAAGTGGGCAAGGCGTTCGTGGTGGTGAAAACCCCTGTGCCCGAAAATGAGTTGATCGGCTGGTGTCGACAACGGATGGCCGGATTCAAGGTGCCGCGCTCCATCCAGTTCGTTGATCGGCTACCGCTCAACGCGGCGGGAAAAGTGATGAAAGACCAGCTGCGGTGA
- a CDS encoding fatty-acid--CoA ligase, protein MKTGETHSMVLASDYRVPNPDRVWPLLQRRKSGLAGIGAHHVLVYKSTHDYGRVLVMIGVRSREPIVELLRSRVFFDWFDAVGVEDIPAVFAGEIIDRFDSTPSSAPTAPGVMVAAIASVDDVCALTSEIHSALSAFKAAGICKTWVFRAFDDIHEVLILQETNGESEALRWIEHPATVTQWMTRDEGVGVYPPLFVGEFVNIMRIDQ, encoded by the coding sequence GTGAAAACCGGCGAAACTCACTCGATGGTGCTCGCGTCCGATTACCGTGTCCCCAATCCCGACCGGGTGTGGCCGTTGCTGCAGCGCCGCAAGTCCGGTCTTGCCGGTATCGGTGCCCACCACGTGCTGGTCTACAAATCGACGCATGACTACGGGCGGGTGTTGGTGATGATCGGCGTGCGCAGCCGAGAGCCGATCGTGGAACTGCTTCGATCGCGGGTCTTCTTCGACTGGTTCGATGCGGTTGGTGTCGAAGATATCCCGGCTGTCTTCGCCGGCGAAATCATCGACCGCTTCGATTCCACACCATCGTCTGCTCCGACCGCGCCCGGTGTCATGGTGGCTGCGATCGCATCCGTCGACGACGTTTGTGCTCTGACCTCAGAAATCCATTCCGCACTGAGCGCATTCAAAGCCGCAGGTATCTGCAAGACGTGGGTTTTTCGAGCTTTCGACGATATACACGAAGTCCTGATCCTGCAGGAGACCAATGGCGAGAGCGAGGCGCTCCGCTGGATCGAGCATCCCGCCACGGTGACGCAGTGGATGACTCGGGATGAGGGTGTGGGCGTGTATCCGCCGCTGTTCGTTGGCGAATTCGTGAACATAATGCGTATCGATCAGTGA
- a CDS encoding amidohydrolase family protein, with protein sequence MPAAELTYPLFDADNHLYETQDSLTKYLPTQYRDAIQYVQVNGRTKIAVRGVISDYIPNPTFEVVARPGAMEEYFKHGNPEGKSRREIFGEPMRSIPAFREPGPRLELMNELGVDRSLMFPTLASLVEERLRDDPLLIHVVVHALNQWLDEVWGFNYKDRIFTVPVISLPIVEKAIEELDWVVERGARAILVRPAPVPGYRGPRSFALPEFDPFWQRVVDHDVLVAMHSSDSGYARYTAEWDGTDKEMLPFQTNAFAMLNEWRPVQDAVASWVIHGALFRFPKLKVAVIENGSRWLAPLLDQMADVYKKTPESFLGNPVEEIKNRIHISPFYEDGVADLIDLIGVDRVLFGSDYPHPEGLAQPRHFADALQHLALGDQAKIMGGNLARLMAV encoded by the coding sequence ATGCCTGCTGCTGAACTGACCTATCCGCTGTTCGACGCCGACAACCATCTGTACGAGACCCAGGATTCCCTGACCAAGTACCTGCCCACCCAGTACCGGGACGCGATCCAGTACGTGCAGGTGAATGGCCGCACCAAGATTGCGGTGCGCGGGGTGATCAGTGATTACATTCCCAATCCCACCTTCGAGGTGGTGGCGCGGCCGGGAGCGATGGAAGAGTATTTCAAGCACGGCAATCCGGAGGGCAAGAGTCGCCGGGAGATTTTCGGTGAGCCGATGCGTTCGATCCCGGCATTCCGCGAACCGGGCCCGCGGCTGGAACTGATGAACGAGCTGGGTGTCGACCGCTCGCTGATGTTCCCGACGCTGGCGAGCCTGGTCGAGGAGCGTCTGCGCGACGACCCCCTGCTGATCCATGTGGTGGTGCATGCGCTTAATCAATGGCTGGATGAGGTCTGGGGTTTCAACTACAAGGACCGCATCTTCACCGTGCCGGTGATCAGCCTGCCGATCGTGGAGAAGGCAATCGAGGAGCTGGATTGGGTGGTTGAACGCGGAGCGCGCGCCATCCTGGTGCGTCCGGCTCCAGTGCCCGGGTACCGCGGTCCGCGGTCGTTTGCGCTGCCGGAGTTCGACCCCTTCTGGCAGCGGGTGGTCGACCATGACGTACTGGTGGCCATGCATTCGTCAGATAGCGGTTATGCCCGCTACACCGCGGAATGGGACGGCACTGACAAAGAGATGCTGCCGTTCCAGACCAATGCGTTCGCCATGCTCAATGAGTGGCGGCCGGTGCAGGATGCGGTGGCGTCGTGGGTGATCCACGGCGCATTGTTCCGGTTTCCCAAGCTGAAGGTTGCCGTTATCGAGAACGGGTCCCGATGGCTGGCGCCGCTGTTGGATCAGATGGCTGACGTGTACAAAAAGACTCCGGAGAGTTTTTTGGGCAACCCTGTCGAGGAGATTAAAAACCGCATCCACATCAGCCCCTTTTACGAGGACGGCGTGGCTGACCTGATTGACCTGATCGGTGTGGATCGGGTGTTGTTCGGCTCGGACTACCCGCACCCTGAAGGCTTGGCACAGCCGCGTCACTTCGCCGACGCACTGCAACACCTGGCGCTCGGGGATCAGGCCAAGATCATGGGCGGCAATCTCGCCAGACTGATGGCGGTGTGA